In a genomic window of Flavobacteriales bacterium:
- the dut gene encoding dUTP diphosphatase, protein MTEFVSEAPCVRILNKSHHPLPSYATAHSAGMDLRANLEVPIILAPGQRALIPTGLFLELPEGTEAQVRPRSGLAFKHGVTVLNAPGTIDADYRGEVGVLLINHGQEPFEVKDGERVAQLVIAPYLRATLLESADLRATERGAGGFGHTGTR, encoded by the coding sequence ATGACTGAGTTCGTGTCCGAAGCGCCGTGTGTTCGCATCCTCAACAAGAGCCACCACCCCCTCCCCTCCTACGCCACCGCCCACAGCGCGGGCATGGACCTCCGCGCCAACCTCGAAGTGCCCATCATTCTGGCTCCCGGCCAGCGTGCGCTGATTCCCACCGGCCTTTTCCTGGAGCTGCCCGAAGGCACCGAGGCCCAGGTGCGTCCCCGGAGCGGGCTGGCCTTCAAGCACGGGGTCACGGTATTGAACGCGCCGGGCACCATCGATGCCGATTACCGCGGCGAGGTCGGCGTGCTGCTCATCAATCACGGGCAGGAGCCCTTCGAGGTGAAGGATGGTGAGCGCGTGGCGCAATTGGTCATCGCCCCCTACCTGCGGGCCACTTTGCTGGAAAGTGCGGACCTTCGCGCCACTGAACGCGGAGCGGGCGGCTTCGGGCATACCGGCACCCGCTGA
- a CDS encoding carboxypeptidase regulatory-like domain-containing protein has protein sequence MDVMSPMAALRGMYRCLLVVGLLVLSQAIHAQSGSLRGRIKAKGEEALTGARVVLSDSLEAVLAETQSGSGGNYEFAEVAPGQYCLTVENTGYETRRLNAVEVKPKTITFVDFRLTPTDEPAKRESVCKWRRK, from the coding sequence ATGGATGTCATGAGCCCGATGGCCGCACTCCGAGGCATGTATCGTTGTTTGTTGGTCGTTGGCTTGTTGGTATTGAGCCAAGCAATCCATGCTCAGTCCGGCTCGCTCCGTGGTCGCATTAAGGCAAAGGGAGAGGAAGCACTTACCGGAGCACGGGTGGTCCTTTCAGATAGTCTCGAAGCGGTGCTCGCGGAGACGCAATCCGGCTCAGGTGGGAATTATGAGTTTGCCGAGGTGGCCCCTGGTCAATACTGTCTTACCGTGGAGAATACGGGGTATGAAACACGAAGATTGAATGCGGTCGAGGTCAAGCCGAAGACAATCACGTTCGTTGACTTCAGATTGACGCCAACGGATGAACCCGCAAAGAGGGAGAGCGTTTGTAAATGGCGCAGAAAGTGA
- a CDS encoding polysaccharide biosynthesis C-terminal domain-containing protein, producing MSALRKLAGQTAIYGLSSIVARFLNFLLTPLYTSKAVFAPDDFGVITYFLGWSAFLNIVLSFGMETTFFRYATKDGIDQKRAYGTAFHIVAFIALVFTAVIALCASPIADWSGYGAFSSTVLMLGITLGLDAITAIPMARLRQENRAWRFVLINMMNVGVNIVVSLFFLAYCMPKHKAGESNALIEAVYDPSFGVGYVFLAYLVASIVKMLLLLPQWPSITMRDPRLVRPMLVFAAPLVLAGLAGMVNEMGSRVLLKYLLPAETADHDLGVFGACYKLAVLITLFIQAFRFAAEPFFFSRAHDPKSKETFARINNLFVAFCMSAFLVVMLFLDLFKWFIPNPAYWEGLRIVPIIMLANVFLGIYYNQSVWYKVTDRTRVAGKLALVGAALTLVGNIALVPWLGYLGSAWATLICYAAMTALSYVWGQKHWPVPYNVGRVLLYMAGAVVIWWGSEQIPLAGAAEYGLRAVLLSSFLTAAWRIERRVLRA from the coding sequence ATGAGCGCCCTCCGCAAACTCGCCGGCCAGACAGCCATCTACGGGCTGAGCAGCATCGTTGCGCGCTTCCTCAACTTCCTGCTCACGCCGCTGTACACGAGCAAGGCGGTCTTCGCGCCTGATGATTTCGGCGTGATCACCTACTTCCTCGGCTGGAGCGCCTTCCTCAACATCGTCCTCAGCTTCGGCATGGAGACGACCTTCTTCCGCTACGCCACCAAAGACGGCATCGACCAGAAGCGCGCTTACGGCACGGCGTTCCACATCGTCGCGTTCATCGCGCTCGTCTTCACGGCAGTGATCGCGCTGTGCGCATCGCCCATCGCCGATTGGTCCGGCTACGGCGCCTTCTCGAGCACCGTGCTCATGCTCGGCATCACGCTCGGCCTCGATGCCATCACCGCGATCCCTATGGCACGCCTGCGACAGGAGAACCGCGCGTGGCGCTTCGTGCTCATCAACATGATGAATGTAGGCGTGAACATCGTCGTGAGCCTCTTCTTCCTCGCCTACTGCATGCCCAAGCACAAGGCAGGAGAAAGCAACGCGTTGATTGAAGCCGTGTACGATCCATCCTTCGGTGTGGGCTATGTCTTCCTCGCCTACCTCGTAGCGAGCATTGTGAAGATGCTCTTGCTCCTGCCGCAATGGCCCTCCATTACCATGCGCGATCCGAGGCTCGTTCGACCCATGCTCGTGTTCGCCGCTCCGCTCGTTCTTGCCGGCCTCGCGGGCATGGTGAATGAGATGGGCAGTCGCGTGCTGCTGAAATACCTGCTGCCGGCGGAGACCGCCGACCATGACCTCGGCGTCTTCGGCGCGTGCTACAAGCTGGCGGTGCTGATCACACTCTTCATCCAGGCGTTCCGCTTCGCGGCTGAGCCTTTCTTCTTCAGCCGCGCGCACGACCCCAAGAGCAAGGAGACCTTCGCGCGCATCAACAACCTGTTCGTCGCGTTCTGCATGAGCGCCTTCCTGGTGGTGATGCTCTTCCTCGATCTCTTCAAGTGGTTCATCCCGAACCCCGCGTACTGGGAAGGCTTGCGCATCGTGCCCATCATCATGCTGGCGAACGTCTTCCTCGGCATCTACTACAACCAGAGCGTGTGGTACAAGGTCACGGACCGCACGCGCGTGGCGGGCAAGCTGGCCTTGGTCGGCGCGGCGCTCACGCTCGTGGGCAACATCGCTCTCGTGCCCTGGCTCGGATACCTGGGCAGCGCGTGGGCCACGCTCATCTGCTACGCCGCCATGACCGCGCTCAGCTACGTTTGGGGGCAGAAGCACTGGCCGGTGCCCTACAACGTGGGACGCGTGCTGCTGTACATGGCGGGGGCGGTGGTGATCTGGTGGGGGAGCGAACAGATTCCGCTGGCAGGTGCCGCGGAATATGGCCTGCGCGCGGTACTGCTCTCTTCGTTTCTCACCGCCGCGTGGAGAATCGAGCGCAGAGTTTTACGCGCCTAG
- a CDS encoding enoyl-CoA hydratase/isomerase family protein, translated as MPYTNLLVSDADGIRTITINRPDQLNALNRATIDELDSALNEAEADRSVRVLIITGSGPKAFVAGADIKEFAHFSMEEGRALSADGHTKLFSHVERLNKPVIAAVNGFALGGGLELAMSCHFRVASDNAKLGLPEVGLGVIPGYGGTQRLARLVGKGKAMEMIFLGAAGMIKADEALQWGLVNHVVPQDQLMTKCNELAAAIAKNSPSALGAAIRAVNAGYEPGADGLAREIEEFGKCFGTADFQEGTSAFMEKRKAEFTGA; from the coding sequence ATGCCATACACGAACCTATTGGTGTCCGATGCCGATGGCATCCGCACCATCACCATCAACCGCCCCGACCAGCTCAACGCGCTCAACCGCGCCACCATCGACGAGCTGGATAGCGCGCTCAACGAGGCCGAGGCCGACAGGAGCGTGCGCGTGCTCATCATCACCGGCAGCGGACCGAAGGCCTTCGTGGCCGGCGCCGACATCAAGGAGTTCGCCCACTTCAGCATGGAAGAGGGTCGTGCGCTCAGCGCCGATGGCCACACCAAGCTCTTCAGCCATGTGGAGCGCCTGAACAAACCGGTTATCGCGGCAGTGAATGGTTTTGCCTTGGGCGGCGGGCTGGAGCTGGCCATGAGCTGCCATTTCCGCGTGGCCAGCGACAATGCCAAGCTGGGCCTGCCCGAAGTCGGACTGGGCGTTATACCCGGCTACGGCGGAACGCAGCGCCTCGCAAGGCTTGTTGGAAAGGGCAAAGCCATGGAGATGATCTTCCTCGGTGCGGCGGGCATGATCAAGGCCGATGAGGCCCTGCAATGGGGACTGGTGAACCACGTTGTTCCCCAGGATCAGCTCATGACCAAGTGCAACGAGCTCGCTGCGGCCATCGCGAAGAACAGTCCCTCGGCGTTGGGCGCTGCCATCCGCGCGGTGAACGCCGGCTACGAACCCGGCGCCGACGGCCTCGCGCGCGAGATCGAGGAATTCGGCAAGTGCTTCGGCACGGCGGACTTTCAGGAGGGAACGAGCGCGTTCATGGAGAAGCGGAAGGCGGAGTTCACGGGGGCGTGA
- a CDS encoding HAMP domain-containing histidine kinase — MSRPLLLLLLGALFATLAVLIDEPDPETRLSAAAARLEHRIEAAQNELNALVEEQARLVSSLGPGAWMDRQAELLEKERERTGTLIHVEVDDSLMAWSGDLNGYGEPGQGVRLLASVRIGSMMVKAGRPVWSAPRVQNRYLREGFHPSLGAAEGLMAVPFARPGVDIGAGATTAPLRVAWRDGAMELGAWLWWRAALIACASVLLIAALWKACGLLLNRRRLLAVAVFIAGLVLLRWLSLAFGHSAPFDRWPLFDPAVYATGWWFPSLGDLVINSALLGLGSLFALHAARPIGFNPNRVTTFIVLSIPLFQAAAVTWLTIGLVGSSTIDLDLYHIQGLGAFGAVALLVVALLMAGWCLTALAATRLLAPGTVRRLAGPALLAAGASILVHHLSGVRDTVLFLWPLAGMAIFLVGRALAFGFLQGVLLLTVLAGTSTHIIAKHMGERERNERSVLAERLAMREDPVLEQLFRDSAPAIRRDLNLYRLFSSGEYCDPNDLEKLVKQPHLSGYWERYDLRLFGYDPQGELRCATDLDAPLGFTVDSAAFPAGISDMPDLFVDERIGGELYYHARIAIMPHDSAPPAQLVLELKPRSLSQGAGFPDLLLAGTDELARRTERYSQARYVNGLLMDRRGPVSHPQRWSRALDDELWYVESGQDFLAKAVGGNVVMVLGLPHRTFLDRITTFSYLFTLFGLLMLIALGAHAALTGTLPDLGIGTKVRAALVLFAITGLMFFGIGSQRLLTRQFEEREANASLDKARAVSEELRRRIGDERIDSDAYAGYLNYLLSQLGNAYFTDLTLYAPDGRWLASTRPQMLSQGLLGPRMDHSAYARLAIRQQSAFVHQERVGTAGFRTAYLPVLDSKGKGQAFLALPSFADQAQQSEERAQLLVAVVNLFVLLFALSVLLAVFISNWTTRPLDVLKRALARVALRGSNQPIHYRGNDEVGELVAVYNQKVEELRESAERLARSERESAWREMARQVAHEVKNPLTPMKLGIQHFQYTFDPKAPDAKERVDRFAKSMVEQIDTLNGVASAFSQFAQMPAASPTELDLCEVVRAAVDVFHASPGIAITHQEEGPLPVLADREHMLRVLNNLLKNAVQAMPEDHDGRIDVIARREVSRARIEVRDNGAGIPTEARDRIFTPSFTTKSSGMGLGLAMVKRMVEQAGGRVWFESDEGQGTRFFVELPLHR; from the coding sequence ATGTCCCGTCCACTGCTCCTGTTGCTGCTGGGCGCTCTTTTCGCCACCCTCGCGGTGCTGATCGATGAGCCTGACCCAGAAACGCGACTGAGCGCGGCTGCCGCGCGATTGGAACATCGCATCGAGGCAGCCCAGAATGAGTTGAATGCGCTGGTGGAAGAGCAAGCCCGCCTCGTGTCATCCTTGGGCCCCGGGGCTTGGATGGATCGGCAGGCGGAGCTGCTCGAAAAGGAGCGGGAGCGGACTGGCACCCTGATCCATGTCGAGGTGGACGATAGCCTGATGGCTTGGTCAGGCGACCTGAACGGATACGGGGAACCGGGTCAAGGAGTAAGACTGCTTGCGTCCGTGCGCATCGGCAGCATGATGGTCAAGGCCGGGCGGCCAGTCTGGAGCGCGCCGCGTGTACAGAACCGATACCTCCGTGAGGGCTTCCATCCATCCTTGGGCGCAGCTGAGGGCCTGATGGCCGTGCCCTTTGCTCGGCCTGGGGTTGATATCGGGGCCGGTGCCACCACAGCACCGCTCCGCGTGGCCTGGCGCGACGGCGCCATGGAGCTCGGGGCCTGGTTATGGTGGCGCGCCGCGCTCATCGCTTGCGCTTCCGTTCTATTGATCGCTGCCTTGTGGAAGGCCTGCGGGCTGCTGCTGAACCGGAGAAGACTGCTGGCCGTCGCGGTGTTCATCGCCGGCCTGGTCCTGCTGCGCTGGCTCTCGCTCGCCTTCGGCCATTCCGCGCCCTTCGATCGCTGGCCGCTCTTCGACCCGGCCGTGTACGCCACAGGCTGGTGGTTCCCGTCCCTTGGGGACCTGGTCATCAATTCAGCCCTATTGGGCCTCGGTTCCCTATTCGCCCTACACGCTGCGCGTCCGATCGGATTTAACCCGAATCGGGTGACCACTTTCATTGTGCTGAGCATCCCGCTCTTTCAGGCGGCTGCCGTCACTTGGCTCACCATCGGGCTGGTGGGCAGCAGCACCATCGATCTGGACCTGTATCATATCCAGGGCCTTGGGGCCTTCGGGGCGGTGGCCTTGTTGGTGGTGGCCCTGTTGATGGCGGGATGGTGCTTGACCGCATTGGCCGCGACGAGGCTTCTCGCGCCGGGCACCGTTCGCCGGCTCGCGGGTCCGGCTCTATTGGCCGCTGGTGCCTCAATCCTGGTGCATCATCTATCCGGCGTGCGTGATACTGTTCTCTTCCTATGGCCTTTGGCCGGGATGGCGATCTTCCTTGTCGGGCGGGCGCTGGCCTTCGGTTTCCTGCAAGGCGTGCTCCTGTTGACTGTCCTCGCGGGCACCAGCACGCACATCATCGCCAAGCACATGGGCGAACGCGAGCGCAATGAGCGCTCCGTGCTCGCTGAGCGCCTTGCTATGCGGGAGGACCCAGTGCTTGAGCAGCTTTTCCGCGACAGCGCACCTGCCATCCGCCGCGACCTGAATCTCTATCGCCTCTTCTCCAGCGGCGAATACTGTGACCCCAACGACTTGGAGAAGCTCGTGAAGCAGCCGCACCTCAGCGGGTATTGGGAGCGCTATGACCTGCGCCTCTTCGGCTACGATCCCCAAGGTGAGCTCCGCTGCGCCACCGACCTCGATGCGCCGCTCGGCTTCACGGTTGATTCGGCGGCCTTCCCTGCAGGCATCAGCGACATGCCTGACCTTTTCGTGGACGAGCGGATCGGCGGGGAGCTGTATTACCATGCGCGCATCGCCATCATGCCCCATGACAGTGCGCCGCCCGCCCAGCTCGTGTTGGAGCTGAAGCCGCGCTCGCTCTCGCAAGGCGCCGGGTTCCCCGACCTCCTGCTCGCGGGCACGGATGAGCTCGCGCGACGCACAGAGCGCTACTCGCAGGCTCGCTACGTCAATGGACTCCTCATGGACCGCCGCGGTCCCGTATCGCACCCGCAGCGGTGGAGCCGCGCCTTAGACGATGAGCTGTGGTATGTGGAGAGTGGCCAGGATTTCCTGGCGAAAGCCGTGGGCGGCAACGTGGTGATGGTGCTCGGCCTGCCCCACCGCACCTTCCTGGACCGCATCACCACCTTCAGTTACCTCTTCACGCTGTTCGGGCTCCTGATGCTGATCGCGCTCGGCGCGCACGCGGCGCTCACCGGCACCTTGCCGGACCTCGGCATCGGCACCAAGGTGCGCGCGGCACTGGTGCTCTTTGCGATCACGGGCCTCATGTTCTTCGGGATCGGGTCGCAGCGCCTGCTCACGCGCCAGTTCGAGGAGCGCGAAGCCAACGCCTCCCTGGACAAGGCGCGGGCCGTGAGCGAGGAATTGCGCCGTCGGATCGGCGATGAGCGCATCGATAGCGATGCTTACGCCGGCTACCTGAACTATCTGCTCAGCCAGCTCGGCAACGCCTACTTCACCGATCTCACACTGTATGCGCCCGACGGACGCTGGCTGGCATCAACGCGGCCGCAGATGCTCTCGCAAGGACTGCTCGGCCCCCGCATGGACCACAGCGCCTATGCCCGCCTGGCCATCCGGCAGCAGAGCGCCTTCGTTCACCAGGAGCGCGTGGGCACGGCAGGCTTCAGAACGGCCTATCTGCCGGTTCTCGACAGCAAGGGCAAGGGGCAAGCCTTCCTCGCGCTGCCCAGCTTCGCCGACCAAGCACAGCAATCGGAAGAGCGAGCGCAACTGCTGGTGGCGGTTGTGAACCTCTTCGTGCTGCTCTTCGCGCTGAGCGTGCTGCTCGCGGTCTTCATCAGCAACTGGACCACGCGGCCCCTCGATGTGCTCAAGCGCGCACTGGCCCGCGTCGCCCTGCGCGGCAGCAATCAGCCCATCCATTACCGGGGCAACGATGAGGTGGGCGAGCTGGTGGCCGTTTACAACCAGAAGGTGGAAGAACTGCGTGAGAGCGCTGAGCGCCTGGCGCGCAGTGAACGGGAAAGCGCGTGGCGGGAGATGGCGCGGCAAGTGGCGCATGAGGTGAAGAACCCGCTCACACCGATGAAGCTCGGCATCCAGCACTTCCAATACACCTTCGATCCGAAGGCCCCGGACGCGAAGGAGCGCGTCGACCGCTTCGCGAAGAGCATGGTGGAGCAGATCGATACGCTCAACGGCGTGGCCTCGGCCTTCTCGCAATTCGCGCAGATGCCCGCCGCGTCGCCCACCGAGCTCGACCTGTGCGAAGTGGTGCGCGCCGCCGTGGACGTATTCCATGCTTCGCCGGGCATCGCCATCACGCATCAGGAAGAAGGCCCGTTGCCCGTGCTGGCCGATCGTGAGCACATGCTGCGCGTGCTGAACAACCTGCTCAAGAATGCCGTGCAAGCCATGCCCGAGGACCATGATGGCCGCATCGATGTGATCGCACGGCGCGAGGTATCACGGGCGCGGATCGAAGTGCGCGACAATGGCGCAGGGATCCCGACGGAAGCGCGTGACCGCATCTTCACCCCGAGCTTCACCACCAAGAGCAGCGGCATGGGGCTGGGCTTGGCCATGGTGAAGCGCATGGTGGAGCAGGCCGGTGGCCGCGTGTGGTTCGAGAGCGATGAGGGCCAAGGCACGCGTTTCTTCGTGGAGCTGCCGTTGCACCGTTAG